A genomic window from Terrisporobacter glycolicus ATCC 14880 = DSM 1288 includes:
- a CDS encoding pentapeptide repeat-containing protein, producing MNNNKKLDTSLKYNKTSKMNKNFMYQDLKRSNCYNCDFSKSNFNFTSLRGAHFKSCNFYGCTFKSSEFVGSNLKGSKFTKAKFEDTIFEGSKLESVDFSGATFKNVIFVNSDLSKVKNLNYKEDEVKIYNEMPELEISDDLKKAIEKAMENKCVKKSRTLDTKDGNINTISVMILLEKFREKRLIEGLGILREKVDRDFWTLSYIIKSLQSYKDQGIL from the coding sequence ATGAATAACAATAAAAAATTAGATACATCTCTTAAGTATAACAAAACATCGAAAATGAATAAGAATTTTATGTATCAAGATTTAAAAAGAAGCAATTGCTACAATTGTGATTTTTCAAAATCAAACTTCAACTTCACAAGTTTAAGAGGGGCTCATTTTAAATCTTGCAACTTTTATGGGTGTACATTTAAGTCTTCAGAGTTTGTAGGAAGTAATTTAAAAGGAAGTAAATTTACAAAAGCTAAATTTGAAGACACTATATTTGAAGGTTCAAAATTAGAAAGCGTTGATTTTTCTGGAGCAACTTTTAAAAATGTTATATTTGTAAATTCTGATTTAAGCAAAGTAAAAAATCTTAATTACAAAGAAGATGAAGTAAAAATATATAACGAAATGCCAGAATTAGAAATAAGTGATGATTTAAAAAAAGCTATAGAAAAAGCTATGGAAAATAAGTGTGTGAAAAAATCAAGAACTCTTGATACAAAAGATGGAAATATCAATACAATAAGTGTAATGATACTACTAGAAAAGTTTAGAGAAAAAAGACTTATAGAAGGTTTAGGAATCTTGAGAGAAAAAGTTGATAGAGATTTCTGGACTTTAAGTTATATTATAAAAAGTTTACAAAGCTATAAAGATCAAGGAATTTTATAA
- the gap gene encoding type I glyceraldehyde-3-phosphate dehydrogenase — translation MKIKVGINGFGRIGRNVLRIVEEMPKDSFEIVAINARAEADTLAHLFKYDSCYGIFKGDVEVKDEETILINNNEVKILRYGDPSQIPWKKLGVDLVIESTGKFVKREDCMKHIQAGAKKVIISAPGKNEDKTIVMGVNENEYDENIHNIISNASCTTNCLAPFAKVLDQEFGIEEGLMTTIHAYTNDQRILDKTHKDLRRARAAGESMIPTTTGAAKAVAKVLPQLKGKLNGFAVRVPTPTVSLVDLVCVLKKDATVEEINAAFKKASENEMKGILGYSEEPLVSIDYRGDARSSIIDGLSTMAMGSRMFKVVSWYDNEWGYSSRTVDLADFIANKMKVLESNN, via the coding sequence TTGAAAATAAAAGTAGGAATTAACGGTTTTGGAAGAATAGGTAGAAATGTGCTTAGAATAGTAGAGGAAATGCCAAAAGATAGCTTCGAAATAGTAGCTATAAATGCAAGAGCAGAAGCAGATACTTTAGCACATTTATTTAAATATGATTCTTGTTATGGAATATTTAAAGGTGATGTAGAAGTTAAAGATGAAGAAACAATTCTTATAAATAATAATGAGGTAAAAATACTTAGATATGGTGATCCAAGTCAAATTCCATGGAAAAAATTAGGAGTAGACTTAGTAATAGAATCTACAGGTAAGTTTGTAAAAAGAGAAGATTGTATGAAGCACATTCAAGCTGGAGCAAAAAAAGTTATAATAAGTGCACCTGGAAAAAATGAAGACAAGACTATTGTTATGGGTGTAAATGAAAATGAATATGATGAAAATATTCATAATATAATATCAAATGCTTCTTGTACAACTAACTGTTTAGCACCATTTGCAAAAGTATTAGACCAAGAATTTGGAATAGAAGAAGGACTAATGACTACTATACATGCCTACACAAATGACCAAAGAATTTTAGACAAAACACATAAGGATTTAAGAAGAGCAAGAGCTGCTGGAGAATCAATGATACCTACGACAACAGGAGCTGCAAAAGCAGTTGCCAAAGTTTTACCACAATTAAAAGGAAAATTAAATGGATTTGCTGTAAGAGTTCCAACACCAACTGTTTCACTTGTAGACTTAGTTTGTGTATTAAAAAAAGATGCCACTGTTGAAGAAATAAATGCAGCATTTAAAAAAGCATCAGAAAATGAAATGAAGGGAATTTTAGGATATAGCGAAGAACCATTAGTTTCAATAGATTATAGAGGAGATGCACGTTCATCAATAATTGATGGGTTATCAACTATGGCAATGGGAAGTAGAATGTTTAAAGTTGTTTCATGGTATGATAATGAGTGGGGATACTCTTCAAGAACAGTAGACTTAGCTGATTTTATTGCTAATAAAATGAAAGTTTTAGAAAGTAATAATTAA
- a CDS encoding DUF6143 family protein translates to MKITQNQYINRSKSSKNMNNSEIPSTINYSCDISNGYIQTKNLSLFNGVSEEIDCGGNSTFDCAYLLLSNPKKSNVNIYVKNSVISNLSSSPVMSKIYYCVEDVIGNLESSSNTTITNSNSCGSMPTGKIFFGNDIEKIYGIYGQNLIIPPYNTHISNENGGVVISPGFSYLFEISPVKEEITSNFVMSFSWWEEPLSSFLD, encoded by the coding sequence ATGAAAATAACTCAAAATCAATATATAAATAGATCTAAGTCATCAAAAAATATGAATAACTCGGAAATACCATCAACGATTAATTACTCTTGTGATATTTCTAATGGATATATTCAAACTAAAAACTTATCATTATTTAATGGCGTTAGTGAAGAAATAGATTGTGGTGGAAATAGTACCTTTGATTGTGCTTATTTGTTATTATCTAACCCTAAAAAATCAAATGTAAATATTTATGTTAAAAATTCTGTAATTTCCAATTTATCATCAAGCCCTGTTATGTCTAAAATATATTACTGCGTGGAAGATGTCATTGGTAATTTAGAAAGTTCTAGTAATACAACTATAACAAATTCAAATTCTTGTGGTAGCATGCCTACTGGTAAAATATTTTTCGGTAATGATATTGAAAAAATTTATGGTATTTATGGTCAAAACTTAATTATACCTCCCTATAATACGCATATTTCCAATGAAAATGGTGGCGTGGTTATTTCTCCTGGATTTAGTTACTTATTTGAAATTAGTCCTGTTAAAGAAGAAATAACTTCAAACTTTGTCATGTCATTTTCATGGTGGGAAGAGCCCTTGTCCTCCTTCTTGGATTAA
- the hisD gene encoding histidinol dehydrogenase codes for MEVLKKSQFKNVETEKTVKIQVREILNDIKFNKDIGVRKYNFQFDKNSRLNYRVTRDEIVKAYKQVDIKFIEDIKIAVKNIEEFAKAQKESFEHNFEREIYPGVILGQKHIPIESALAYVPGGGYPLFSTALMLIIPAKIAGVKRVCACSPTMRNSKNINPKTLVAMDIAGADEIYAVGGVQAIGAFTYGTESIKPVDIIVGPGNKYVTEAKRQCYGNVGIDFVAGPSEVLIIADETANADYIAADVLAQCEHDYSARGVLITTDKKLGEVVSKKVDEILKDLPTRDIAVSSWRNNGEIIYVDTLDEAVKLSNKYAPEHLEISLKNENEIIDKLINYGSLFVGGLSAEVFGDYVSGTNHTLPTLRASRYTGGVWVGTFIKTCTTQRLSQKAVDLLAPVAHDLAVEEGLYAHANAAKVRIK; via the coding sequence ATGGAAGTCTTAAAAAAATCTCAGTTTAAAAATGTGGAAACTGAAAAAACGGTAAAAATACAAGTAAGAGAAATATTAAATGATATAAAATTTAATAAAGATATTGGGGTAAGAAAATATAACTTTCAATTTGATAAAAATTCAAGGTTAAATTATAGAGTAACTAGAGATGAAATAGTAAAAGCGTACAAACAAGTAGATATTAAATTTATTGAAGATATTAAAATTGCAGTGAAAAATATTGAAGAGTTTGCTAAAGCCCAAAAAGAAAGCTTTGAACATAACTTTGAACGAGAAATTTATCCTGGTGTAATACTTGGTCAAAAACATATACCTATAGAATCAGCCTTAGCTTATGTGCCAGGTGGAGGATATCCGCTTTTCTCTACTGCACTAATGTTAATTATTCCAGCTAAAATTGCAGGAGTTAAAAGGGTTTGTGCTTGTTCACCCACTATGAGAAATAGTAAAAATATAAATCCAAAAACTTTAGTTGCAATGGATATAGCAGGGGCAGATGAAATATATGCTGTAGGAGGTGTTCAAGCAATAGGGGCATTTACATATGGAACAGAAAGCATTAAGCCAGTGGATATTATTGTTGGTCCAGGAAATAAATATGTAACTGAAGCTAAAAGACAATGTTATGGAAATGTTGGCATAGATTTTGTGGCAGGACCAAGTGAAGTTTTAATTATAGCAGATGAAACTGCCAATGCTGATTATATTGCAGCAGACGTTTTAGCACAATGTGAACATGATTATAGTGCTAGAGGTGTTTTAATTACTACAGATAAAAAATTGGGAGAAGTAGTTTCTAAAAAAGTAGATGAAATTTTAAAAGATCTTCCTACAAGAGATATAGCAGTATCATCATGGAGAAATAATGGAGAAATAATATATGTTGATACTTTAGATGAAGCAGTTAAACTTAGTAATAAATATGCGCCAGAACATTTAGAAATAAGCTTGAAAAATGAAAATGAAATAATAGATAAGCTAATAAATTATGGTTCTTTATTTGTAGGAGGCCTGTCCGCTGAAGTTTTTGGTGATTATGTGTCAGGAACAAATCATACATTACCAACCCTTAGAGCGTCTAGATATACAGGTGGAGTATGGGTTGGAACATTTATAAAAACATGTACTACTCAAAGATTAAGTCAAAAAGCAGTAGATTTATTAGCACCAGTAGCTCATGATTTAGCTGTTGAAGAAGGATTATATGCCCATGCAAATGCTGCTAAAGTAAGGATTAAATAA